In one Umezawaea sp. Da 62-37 genomic region, the following are encoded:
- a CDS encoding nucleotide sugar dehydrogenase — MTSTVAEYEILAQLNELTSVAVIGMGYVGLPTALGLHESGVQVIGIDLSQNRLDAIRSGEVDLIEADHRRLEKAVHQEDFQLTADSARMAEADAVLVCVPTGLDEYLMPDLGPLESACGALVEHARAGQTLILTSTSYVGTAGRMLVKPLTAKGFKVGRDIFIASSPERIDPGNSKHTQQETPRVLGGVTPTCTAMAQRVINLLTPQVYCVSSAEVAELTKLYENTFRAVNIALANEFAEISEGFSIDPIEVIEAAASKPYGFMAFHPGPGVGGHCIPCDPHYLLWQLRATRSNAPLVTQAMHAIAERPKQVVERVVNTLSRNGKGMAGARVLVVGVTYKPGVQDVRSSSALDIIDLLAVKGAKVDYCDPLVPNIRVKGGSLDSVVEPNGGDWDVALIHTVQPGHNYDWLSRCAIVIDATYRFNPALFTN, encoded by the coding sequence ATGACCAGTACTGTCGCTGAATACGAGATCCTGGCCCAGCTGAACGAGTTGACGTCCGTCGCGGTCATCGGGATGGGTTACGTCGGCCTCCCGACCGCGCTCGGACTGCACGAGAGCGGCGTCCAGGTGATCGGCATAGACCTGTCGCAGAACCGCCTGGACGCGATCCGCTCCGGGGAGGTCGACCTGATCGAGGCCGACCACCGCCGACTGGAGAAGGCCGTGCACCAGGAGGACTTCCAGCTCACCGCGGACTCGGCGCGGATGGCCGAGGCCGACGCGGTGCTGGTGTGCGTGCCGACCGGGCTGGACGAGTACCTGATGCCCGACCTCGGCCCGCTGGAGAGCGCCTGCGGGGCGCTGGTCGAACACGCCCGTGCGGGCCAGACGCTGATCCTCACCTCCACCAGCTACGTCGGCACCGCCGGCCGGATGCTGGTGAAGCCGTTGACCGCCAAGGGGTTCAAGGTCGGCCGCGACATCTTCATCGCGTCCAGCCCCGAGCGCATCGACCCCGGCAACTCCAAGCACACGCAGCAGGAGACCCCGCGCGTCCTGGGCGGTGTGACCCCGACCTGCACCGCGATGGCGCAGCGCGTGATCAACCTGCTGACCCCGCAGGTCTACTGCGTCAGCTCGGCGGAGGTGGCCGAACTGACCAAGTTGTACGAGAACACCTTCCGCGCGGTGAACATCGCGCTGGCCAACGAGTTCGCGGAGATCAGCGAGGGCTTCTCGATCGACCCCATCGAGGTGATCGAGGCGGCGGCGAGCAAGCCCTACGGCTTCATGGCCTTCCACCCCGGTCCCGGCGTCGGCGGCCACTGCATCCCGTGCGACCCGCACTACCTGCTCTGGCAGCTCCGCGCGACGCGGAGCAACGCGCCGCTCGTCACCCAGGCCATGCACGCCATCGCGGAGCGACCGAAGCAGGTCGTCGAGCGAGTGGTGAACACGCTGTCCCGCAACGGGAAGGGCATGGCGGGCGCCCGCGTGCTGGTGGTCGGCGTGACGTACAAGCCCGGCGTCCAGGACGTCCGGTCCTCGTCCGCCCTGGACATCATCGACCTGCTGGCGGTGAAGGGCGCGAAGGTCGACTACTGCGACCCGCTGGTGCCGAACATCCGCGTCAAGGGCGGCTCGCTGGACAGCGTCGTCGAGCCGAACGGCGGCGACTGGGACGTCGCGCTGATCCACACCGTCCAGCCCGGCCACAACTACGACTGGCTCTCGCGGTGCGCGATCGTCATCGACGCCACCTACCGCTTCAACCCCGCGCTGTTCACGAACTGA
- a CDS encoding LuxR C-terminal-related transcriptional regulator gives MGVIWGQNRRDNPQGALAFLEGLLIECDAGMGEAVLVGGGPASGKTHLQHQVVMRAKELGILTLTATGAADERNVDGGVIDQLLANPLLSPALSEALLVDDVDERIAGLCSAVHRLARERAVLVAVDDLHHVDETSARLLLRLQRRASSAALLLILNHADDSYAGLPFTSQPHRHVELTPLSVKAIAELVRAEGDGLPERIHELSAGNPLLVNALIDAHRGSVDANSAYSEAVQRLLHCYGSPLREVATAIAVLDSDVTTDALAIVAGVDLLDAEASAGLLADTGLVAGVRFRPSTAAAVVGGLRGPEKVRLHARAAEVKHAHGLPPVDVARHLVAAGEAEAAWALPVLVAAAEQVMLDDDIDFATRCLKLAASISTARWEQQTISQLLAKITWRVNPAAAAPHLKSLREAGSLDQSDRIGLARQSLWLGDRDTFERAFTALEHDVEPLDPHTAAELTLAGYWHHGVSAATVQTGDPWLRTANSLAAVWRTGATKTTSACAERILQNCRLSDTSLEALATAILALAYDDKADRAEGWRASLSEEAEYRGAITWKAMLDAIGASLLLRRGDVVGAVILASRTLNLLDAPNWGVAICYPLATLVSAHTAAGAFKEAAAVLRHPLPEAALTTLGGVRYLRARGHFHLATNRGLAAVSDLQQCRRILRERDLDLPTIAPWRTDLAEANLGLGNAPLAVELANQQLACASPADAYSRGSALRVLALAGDPADRLSLLNRSADAFKSSGDRLELAKTAQAINQLGQRVERAPSPVRPAQVLRQVRQVSRSVVAQPVARPEPASSSVLSYAELRVVELAVDGCTNRQIAETLYITVSTVEQHLTRVYRKLGVAGRAALAGEFADIEAGSEGRSVRAAQ, from the coding sequence ATGGGCGTGATCTGGGGGCAGAACCGCCGGGACAACCCTCAGGGGGCCTTGGCTTTTCTGGAGGGCCTGCTGATCGAATGCGATGCCGGGATGGGGGAGGCGGTACTGGTCGGCGGGGGACCGGCCAGCGGGAAGACGCACCTGCAGCACCAGGTCGTGATGCGTGCCAAGGAGTTGGGCATCCTGACGCTCACGGCCACCGGTGCCGCCGACGAGCGGAACGTGGACGGCGGGGTGATCGACCAGCTGCTGGCGAACCCCCTGCTGTCGCCCGCGCTGTCCGAGGCGCTGCTCGTCGACGACGTCGACGAGCGGATCGCCGGGCTGTGCAGCGCGGTGCACCGGCTGGCCCGCGAACGCGCGGTGCTGGTGGCCGTCGACGACCTCCACCACGTGGACGAGACCTCGGCGCGGCTGCTGCTGCGCCTGCAGCGGCGCGCGTCTTCCGCGGCGCTCCTGCTGATCCTGAACCACGCCGACGATTCCTACGCGGGGCTGCCGTTCACCTCGCAGCCGCACCGGCACGTGGAGCTGACCCCGTTGTCGGTCAAGGCGATCGCGGAGCTGGTGCGCGCGGAGGGGGACGGGCTGCCCGAGCGGATCCACGAGCTGAGCGCCGGAAACCCCTTGCTGGTCAACGCGTTGATAGACGCCCACCGCGGCAGTGTGGACGCGAACTCGGCGTACTCCGAGGCGGTGCAGCGGCTGCTGCACTGCTACGGCTCGCCGCTGCGCGAGGTGGCGACCGCCATCGCGGTGCTGGACAGCGACGTCACCACCGACGCGCTGGCCATCGTCGCCGGTGTAGACCTGCTGGACGCCGAGGCGTCCGCCGGGCTGCTCGCCGACACGGGACTGGTCGCGGGCGTCCGGTTCCGGCCGTCGACGGCGGCCGCGGTGGTGGGCGGGCTGCGCGGGCCCGAGAAGGTCCGGCTGCACGCGCGGGCCGCCGAGGTGAAGCACGCGCACGGGTTGCCGCCCGTCGACGTCGCCCGGCACCTGGTCGCGGCGGGCGAGGCGGAGGCCGCGTGGGCGCTGCCGGTGCTGGTCGCCGCGGCGGAGCAGGTGATGCTCGACGACGACATCGACTTCGCCACCCGGTGCCTGAAGCTCGCCGCCTCGATCTCGACGGCGCGGTGGGAGCAGCAGACGATCTCCCAACTGCTCGCCAAGATCACCTGGCGGGTCAACCCGGCCGCCGCCGCGCCGCACCTGAAGTCGTTGCGCGAAGCGGGATCGCTGGACCAGTCCGACCGGATCGGGCTGGCGCGGCAGTCGTTGTGGCTCGGTGACCGGGACACCTTCGAGCGCGCGTTCACCGCGCTCGAACACGACGTCGAACCGCTCGACCCGCACACCGCGGCGGAACTCACCCTCGCTGGCTACTGGCACCACGGCGTCTCGGCGGCGACGGTCCAGACGGGCGATCCTTGGCTGCGCACGGCGAACTCGTTGGCCGCGGTGTGGCGCACGGGCGCCACCAAGACCACTTCGGCGTGCGCGGAAAGGATCCTGCAGAACTGCAGGCTCTCGGACACCTCCCTGGAAGCGCTTGCCACGGCGATCCTCGCACTGGCCTACGACGACAAGGCCGATCGCGCGGAGGGCTGGCGCGCCTCGCTCAGCGAGGAGGCCGAGTACCGGGGCGCGATCACGTGGAAGGCGATGCTCGACGCGATCGGCGCGAGCCTGCTGCTGCGCCGGGGCGACGTCGTGGGCGCCGTGATCCTCGCGAGCCGGACGCTGAACCTGCTGGACGCGCCGAACTGGGGCGTCGCGATCTGCTACCCGCTCGCCACGCTGGTGTCCGCGCACACCGCGGCCGGGGCGTTCAAGGAAGCGGCGGCGGTGCTGCGGCACCCGCTGCCGGAAGCGGCGTTGACGACCCTGGGGGGCGTCCGGTACCTGCGGGCGCGCGGCCACTTCCACCTGGCGACCAACCGCGGGCTCGCGGCCGTGAGCGATCTCCAGCAGTGCAGGCGGATCCTGCGCGAGCGGGACCTGGACCTGCCGACCATCGCGCCGTGGCGGACCGACCTCGCTGAGGCGAACCTCGGGCTGGGCAACGCGCCGCTCGCCGTCGAACTGGCCAACCAGCAGCTCGCCTGCGCGAGCCCGGCCGACGCCTACTCGCGCGGGTCCGCTCTGCGGGTGCTGGCGCTCGCGGGCGACCCGGCGGATCGGCTGAGCCTGCTGAACCGGTCGGCGGACGCCTTCAAGTCGTCCGGCGACCGACTGGAGCTGGCGAAGACGGCGCAGGCGATCAACCAGCTGGGCCAGCGCGTGGAACGCGCCCCGAGCCCGGTGCGGCCTGCGCAGGTGCTGCGCCAGGTGCGGCAGGTCTCCCGGTCGGTCGTCGCCCAGCCCGTCGCGCGCCCGGAACCTGCTTCGTCGTCCGTGCTGAGCTACGCGGAGCTGAGGGTGGTCGAACTGGCGGTGGACGGCTGCACCAACCGGCAGATCGCGGAAACGCTGTACATCACGGTGAGCACGGTGGAACAGCACCTGACTCGCGTGTACCGCAAGCTCGGCGTCGCGGGCCGCGCCGCGCTGGCGGGCGAGTTCGCCGACATCGAGGCAGGCAGTGAAGGGAGATCTGTCCGTGCTGCTCAATGA
- a CDS encoding NAD-dependent epimerase/dehydratase family protein, translating into MRYLITGGAGFIGSHLTGHLLERGHEVVALDNLSTGTLDNLADYRDNPGFRFVRGSVTDPAAVESCMAGVEAVFHLAAAVGVFTILDKTLESLRTNLHGTENLLDAALRHDVPILVASTSEIYGKNTANGLTEEADRIIGSPLKNRWSYAEAKALDETFAYLYAVEHGLRTVIVRPFNTVGPRQTGRYGMVIPRFVTQALAGEPITVFGDGQQTRCFCHVHDVVPALVALLSDETAYGKVFNLGSTEQTTIAQLAERVISATGSSSTIAKVPYEEAYGDGYEDMHRRIPDCTRAFEQIGFAPTRTLDDIIEAVVADRGGS; encoded by the coding sequence GTGCGTTATCTGATCACCGGCGGCGCCGGGTTCATCGGCTCCCACCTGACCGGGCACCTGCTGGAGCGCGGCCACGAGGTCGTCGCGCTCGACAACCTCAGCACCGGCACGCTCGACAACCTCGCCGACTACCGGGACAACCCCGGCTTCCGCTTCGTGCGCGGCTCGGTGACCGATCCGGCGGCGGTCGAATCGTGCATGGCGGGCGTCGAGGCGGTCTTCCACCTCGCGGCCGCGGTCGGCGTCTTCACCATCCTCGACAAGACGCTGGAAAGCCTTCGCACCAACCTGCACGGCACGGAGAACCTGCTGGACGCCGCGCTGCGGCACGACGTGCCGATCCTGGTGGCGTCCACCAGCGAGATCTACGGCAAGAACACCGCCAACGGCCTCACCGAGGAGGCCGACCGGATCATCGGCTCGCCGCTGAAGAACCGGTGGTCCTACGCCGAGGCCAAGGCGCTGGACGAGACGTTCGCCTACCTGTACGCGGTCGAGCACGGCCTGCGCACGGTGATCGTCCGGCCGTTCAACACGGTCGGCCCCCGCCAGACCGGTCGCTACGGCATGGTCATCCCGCGCTTCGTCACGCAGGCGCTGGCGGGCGAGCCGATCACGGTGTTCGGCGACGGCCAGCAGACGCGCTGCTTCTGCCACGTCCACGACGTCGTGCCCGCGCTGGTGGCGCTGCTGTCCGACGAGACCGCCTACGGCAAGGTCTTCAACCTCGGCAGCACCGAGCAGACGACCATCGCCCAGCTCGCCGAGCGGGTGATCTCCGCGACGGGTTCGTCGAGCACCATCGCGAAGGTGCCGTACGAGGAGGCCTACGGCGACGGCTACGAGGACATGCACCGCCGCATTCCCGACTGCACCCGCGCGTTCGAGCAGATCGGCTTCGCTCCGACCCGCACGCTGGACGACATCATCGAAGCGGTCGTCGCGGACCGGGGCGGCTCCTGA
- a CDS encoding alpha/beta fold hydrolase — MNERSSRWIRHFHTTRDAAVRLVCLPHAGGSATAYFPFSRAASDTGLDADVVAVQYPGRQDRRGERCLDDVDAMADAIVDDLGPWFDRPVALFGHSMGATLGYEVARRLEARGTRPLGLFASACRAPSAQRIEYVHRRDDDGLIAAIRELSGTDSAVLGDDELLRMVLPAIRGDYTAVETYRHRPGRELECPIHVLVGDADPVTDLAEADAWRSHTDGGCVVEVFPGGHFYLNSQLDGVLTSVAARLHEWGVGATPESGRVGGG; from the coding sequence GTGAACGAAAGATCGAGCCGGTGGATCCGGCACTTCCACACGACCCGCGACGCCGCCGTGCGACTGGTGTGCCTGCCGCACGCCGGCGGGTCGGCGACCGCCTACTTCCCGTTCTCGCGCGCGGCCTCGGACACCGGACTGGACGCCGACGTCGTCGCCGTCCAGTACCCCGGCCGCCAGGACCGGCGCGGCGAACGCTGCCTCGACGACGTCGACGCCATGGCCGACGCGATCGTCGACGACCTCGGCCCGTGGTTCGACCGGCCGGTGGCGCTGTTCGGCCACAGCATGGGCGCCACGCTGGGCTACGAGGTGGCCCGCAGGCTCGAAGCGCGGGGCACGCGACCGCTGGGCCTGTTCGCCTCCGCCTGCCGGGCGCCGTCCGCGCAGCGGATCGAGTACGTCCACCGGCGCGACGACGACGGCCTGATCGCCGCCATCAGGGAGCTCAGCGGCACCGACAGCGCCGTGCTGGGCGACGACGAACTGCTGCGCATGGTGCTGCCCGCGATCCGCGGCGACTACACCGCCGTCGAGACCTACCGGCACCGCCCTGGGCGCGAGCTGGAGTGCCCGATCCACGTGCTGGTGGGCGACGCCGACCCCGTCACCGACCTCGCCGAGGCGGACGCCTGGCGCTCGCACACCGACGGCGGCTGCGTCGTGGAGGTGTTCCCCGGTGGCCACTTCTACCTCAACTCCCAGCTCGACGGCGTGTTGACCAGCGTCGCCGCCCGCCTGCACGAGTGGGGCGTCGGCGCAACCCCCGAATCCGGACGCGTCGGGGGTGGGTAA
- a CDS encoding SDR family NAD(P)-dependent oxidoreductase, translating to MNQAPSTDQIVAALRQSMMDNERLKADNHKLTAAMNEPIAIIGMGCRYPGGVSSPEQLWELVAGGVDAIGEFPEDRGWDTGAIFDPAGRPGTTYSNEGGFLHGAPDFEPEFFGISPREAVTLDPQQRVLLETAWEAVERAGIVPSTLRGSKTGVFAGVMYHDYGTGSSDGSLVSGRVSYTLGLEGPSVSIDTACSSSLVALHWAAQSLRRGECSLALAGGVTVMVTPDMFVYFSEQHGLSSDGRCKAFGGDADGVGCSEGAGMVLLERLSDARRNGHHVLAVLRGSAVNSDGASSGITVPNGPAQQRVIRAALDDAGLSLSDVDLVEAHGTGTKLGDPIEAQALIATYGKVATPDRPLHIGSFKSNVGHTQAAAGVGGVIKVVEALRRGVLPRTLHAESPSPHVEWPDTVSLLSGERPWPETGRPRRAGVSSFGISGTNAHVIVEQGDPVRESAPDSGPVTWLLSAHSPEALRAQAAGLASFVVDQSAVDIGFSLATTRTLAEHRAGVVAADREGAVRALGAYAAGRDAPGVVDGVAAPGRTAFLFTGQGSQRPGMGLELAAAFPAFASALDEVAAELDRHLDVPLRSLLADADGLDRTGGAQPALFAVEVAVFRLLETWGVRPDHVLGHSIGELAAAHVAGVLSLQDACTLVAARARLMQALPPGGAMVAVAATEEEVVPLLTDGVSIAAVNGPASVVLSGTADAVLAVASKFGKTSRLRVSHAFHSALMAPMLADFAAVARNLTYSAPTIPIVSTVSADADPATPEYWVGQVAESVRFADGIRTLLDSGVTTFVEVGPSAVLTAMGQGCLGAEDRATFIPVLRKDRPEGESAAFAVASLFVTGSTVDHKAFQAGGGPVELPTYPFQRKRYWLENPTGTRVRGVAEVGQRDLEHPLLGAVVVAADSGGVVLTGRLSLRTQPWLADHVVQGSALFPGTAFVELAIRAGDETGCGRLDELTLAAPLILPDQGSVRLQVVVGPENGGQRSLAIYSQDEDAQAEDASDWVRHGSGWLSAAPVASAAPVAASEWPPEGAVEIVVASRYDQLAAQGFDYGPVFTGLRRVWQVGDRLAAEVALPEHANASAFGLHPALLDAALHTIGLAGPTADEPVLPFAWSGVSLHAAGASNLRVLISSDVANTVSLSATDTAGVPVLSVESLSLRPIADDAFGSTRSAVDDSLFRVEWLPWTGDAVPGVSSAVLGPAAFGLPGDSYPDLPALVSAGVVPDVVFAPFTAPSTASPQAAREATHRLLALAQDWVAEEALTSSRLVVVASGAIATRPEEGVDDLTHAALWGVIRTAQLEYPDRFMVVDVAGADGGGLPLDAVLGAMYADEPGVAVRDGAVLVHRLAKFVPVPGSADLDPAGTVLVTGGTGVLGQLIARHLVTDHGVRHLLLTSRRGIAAPGAAELVESLTSLGATVSLEACDLADRDAAAALLAGIPAEHPLTAVVHTAGVVDDGVLLALTPERMDAVLRPKVDAAWNLHSLTASLDLAAFVLYSSAGGTLGAAGQANYSAANVFLDALAHHRASLGQHAVSLAWGLWSDGGMSGELADTDLIRMARSGVFGLSFADGLELFDATFGTAQPSLVPVRLDMSGLRTDAHGVPAMLRGLVRGTTRRRAEAVDDSWSRIVALSAAERDRALLDMVCGAAAVVLGHERRDAIDPRKGFIELGLDSLTAIELRNRLESLTGRRLPATLIFDHPSAAGLAAFLGADLADPPSAVDVQLTGLEAELRSLDDASRSVVVDRLKALVASFSPADREVEDAGADELFALLDAELESQG from the coding sequence GTGAACCAGGCGCCGTCCACCGACCAGATCGTCGCCGCGCTGCGTCAGTCCATGATGGACAACGAGCGGCTCAAGGCGGACAACCACAAGCTCACCGCGGCGATGAACGAGCCGATCGCGATCATCGGCATGGGCTGCCGCTACCCCGGTGGCGTCAGCAGTCCCGAGCAGTTGTGGGAGCTGGTGGCGGGCGGGGTGGACGCGATCGGGGAGTTCCCCGAGGACCGCGGCTGGGACACCGGGGCGATCTTCGACCCGGCGGGCCGCCCCGGCACGACCTACTCGAACGAGGGCGGCTTCCTCCACGGGGCCCCCGACTTCGAACCGGAGTTCTTCGGGATCTCGCCCCGCGAGGCGGTCACGCTCGACCCGCAGCAGCGCGTGCTGCTGGAGACGGCCTGGGAGGCCGTGGAACGCGCCGGGATCGTGCCCTCGACGTTGCGGGGCAGCAAGACCGGCGTGTTCGCGGGGGTCATGTACCACGACTACGGCACCGGCAGCAGCGACGGCAGCCTGGTCTCCGGCCGGGTCTCCTACACCCTCGGGCTCGAAGGCCCGTCGGTGTCGATCGACACCGCCTGCTCGTCGTCGCTGGTCGCCCTGCACTGGGCGGCCCAGTCGCTGCGGCGCGGCGAGTGCTCGCTGGCGCTCGCCGGCGGGGTGACCGTGATGGTGACGCCGGACATGTTCGTGTACTTCAGCGAGCAGCACGGACTCTCCTCCGACGGGCGCTGCAAGGCGTTCGGCGGCGACGCCGACGGTGTCGGCTGTTCCGAGGGCGCCGGGATGGTGCTGCTGGAACGGCTTTCGGACGCCCGGCGCAACGGGCACCACGTCCTGGCGGTGCTGCGCGGCAGCGCGGTGAACTCCGACGGCGCCTCCAGCGGCATCACGGTGCCGAACGGTCCCGCGCAGCAGCGGGTCATCCGCGCGGCGCTCGACGACGCGGGGCTCTCGCTGTCCGATGTGGACCTGGTCGAGGCGCACGGCACCGGCACGAAGCTGGGCGACCCGATCGAGGCGCAGGCGCTCATCGCCACCTACGGCAAGGTCGCCACGCCGGACCGGCCGCTGCACATCGGCTCGTTCAAGTCGAACGTCGGCCACACCCAGGCCGCGGCCGGGGTCGGCGGGGTGATCAAGGTGGTGGAGGCGCTGCGCCGCGGTGTCCTGCCCCGGACGCTGCACGCCGAGTCGCCGTCGCCCCACGTCGAATGGCCGGACACGGTGTCCCTGCTCAGCGGGGAACGGCCGTGGCCCGAGACCGGGAGGCCGCGGCGGGCCGGGGTGTCGTCGTTCGGCATCAGCGGGACCAACGCGCACGTGATCGTCGAGCAGGGCGACCCGGTTCGCGAGTCCGCGCCGGACTCCGGCCCGGTCACCTGGCTCCTGTCGGCCCACAGCCCGGAGGCGTTGCGAGCGCAGGCCGCCGGTCTCGCCTCGTTCGTGGTCGACCAGTCCGCTGTGGACATCGGGTTCTCGCTCGCGACGACCAGGACGCTCGCCGAGCACCGCGCGGGTGTCGTGGCGGCCGACCGCGAAGGCGCGGTGCGGGCGCTCGGCGCCTACGCCGCGGGCCGGGACGCGCCGGGTGTGGTCGACGGTGTCGCGGCGCCCGGACGGACGGCGTTCCTGTTCACCGGCCAGGGTTCGCAACGGCCGGGGATGGGGCTGGAACTCGCCGCGGCGTTCCCCGCGTTCGCTTCGGCGCTCGACGAGGTGGCCGCCGAACTCGACCGGCACCTGGACGTGCCGCTGCGCTCACTGCTCGCCGACGCCGACGGGCTGGACCGGACCGGGGGCGCGCAACCGGCGTTGTTCGCCGTCGAGGTAGCGGTGTTCCGGCTGTTGGAGACCTGGGGCGTGCGGCCCGACCACGTGCTGGGCCACTCGATCGGTGAGCTGGCCGCCGCGCACGTCGCCGGGGTGCTCTCGCTCCAGGACGCCTGCACGCTGGTGGCCGCGCGGGCAAGGCTGATGCAGGCGCTGCCGCCCGGCGGTGCGATGGTCGCCGTGGCGGCGACCGAGGAAGAGGTCGTGCCGTTGCTGACCGACGGCGTGTCGATCGCGGCCGTCAACGGCCCGGCGTCCGTGGTGCTGTCCGGCACCGCGGACGCGGTGCTCGCCGTGGCCTCGAAGTTCGGGAAGACGTCCCGGCTGCGGGTCTCGCACGCGTTCCACTCGGCGCTGATGGCGCCGATGCTGGCGGACTTCGCCGCTGTGGCGAGGAATCTGACCTACTCCGCGCCGACGATCCCGATCGTGTCGACGGTGTCGGCGGACGCGGACCCGGCCACGCCGGAGTACTGGGTGGGGCAGGTGGCCGAGTCCGTCCGGTTCGCCGACGGGATCCGGACCCTGCTCGACTCGGGGGTCACGACGTTCGTCGAGGTCGGGCCGAGCGCGGTGCTGACCGCGATGGGCCAGGGCTGCCTCGGCGCGGAGGACCGGGCGACGTTCATCCCGGTGCTGCGCAAGGACCGGCCCGAGGGCGAGTCGGCGGCCTTCGCGGTGGCCTCGCTGTTCGTCACCGGGTCCACAGTGGACCACAAGGCGTTCCAGGCCGGTGGCGGGCCGGTCGAGTTGCCGACCTACCCGTTCCAGCGCAAGCGCTACTGGCTGGAGAACCCCACGGGTACCCGCGTCCGCGGGGTCGCCGAGGTGGGGCAGCGCGACCTGGAGCACCCGCTGCTGGGCGCCGTCGTCGTCGCGGCCGACTCCGGCGGGGTGGTGCTGACCGGGCGGCTTTCGCTGCGGACGCAGCCGTGGCTCGCGGACCACGTCGTCCAGGGCTCGGCGCTGTTCCCCGGCACGGCGTTCGTCGAGTTGGCGATCCGCGCGGGCGACGAGACCGGCTGCGGACGGCTCGACGAGCTGACCCTGGCCGCACCGCTGATCCTGCCCGATCAGGGCTCCGTGCGACTGCAGGTCGTCGTCGGACCCGAGAACGGTGGACAGCGCTCCCTGGCGATCTACTCGCAGGACGAGGACGCGCAGGCCGAGGACGCGTCGGACTGGGTGCGGCACGGCAGCGGCTGGCTGTCCGCCGCGCCGGTCGCGTCGGCCGCGCCGGTGGCCGCGTCCGAGTGGCCGCCCGAGGGAGCGGTCGAGATCGTCGTGGCCTCCCGCTACGACCAGCTCGCCGCGCAGGGCTTCGACTACGGGCCGGTGTTCACCGGGCTGCGCCGCGTGTGGCAGGTGGGCGACCGGCTGGCCGCCGAAGTGGCGCTGCCCGAGCACGCGAACGCCTCGGCGTTCGGCCTGCACCCGGCGCTGCTCGACGCCGCCCTGCACACGATCGGCCTCGCCGGGCCGACCGCGGACGAGCCGGTGCTGCCGTTCGCGTGGTCGGGGGTGTCGCTGCACGCCGCCGGGGCGTCGAACCTGCGGGTGCTGATCTCCTCGGACGTCGCGAACACCGTTTCGCTGAGCGCGACGGACACCGCCGGTGTGCCGGTGCTCAGCGTGGAATCGCTTTCGCTGAGGCCGATCGCGGACGACGCGTTCGGCTCCACGCGGTCGGCGGTGGACGACTCGCTCTTCCGCGTCGAATGGCTGCCGTGGACCGGCGACGCCGTGCCCGGCGTCTCGTCCGCGGTGCTCGGTCCGGCCGCCTTCGGGTTGCCGGGCGACTCCTACCCGGACCTCCCGGCGCTGGTTTCCGCGGGCGTGGTCCCGGATGTGGTGTTCGCACCGTTCACCGCGCCGTCGACGGCGTCGCCGCAAGCCGCGCGGGAGGCGACCCACCGGTTGCTGGCACTGGCGCAGGACTGGGTGGCGGAGGAGGCATTGACCTCGTCGCGGTTGGTCGTCGTCGCCTCCGGGGCCATCGCGACGCGGCCCGAGGAGGGCGTCGACGACCTGACGCACGCCGCGCTGTGGGGCGTGATCCGGACGGCGCAACTGGAGTACCCGGACCGGTTCATGGTCGTCGACGTCGCGGGCGCCGACGGCGGCGGACTGCCGCTGGACGCGGTGCTCGGGGCGATGTACGCCGACGAGCCGGGTGTCGCCGTGCGGGACGGCGCGGTGCTGGTGCACCGGCTGGCGAAGTTCGTGCCCGTTCCGGGTTCGGCGGACCTGGACCCCGCCGGAACCGTGCTGGTCACCGGCGGCACCGGAGTGCTGGGACAGCTGATCGCGCGGCACCTGGTGACCGACCACGGCGTCCGGCACCTGCTGCTCACGAGCCGTCGCGGCATCGCGGCCCCCGGGGCCGCCGAACTCGTGGAATCCCTTACCTCGCTGGGCGCCACCGTCTCGCTGGAGGCCTGCGATCTGGCGGACCGGGACGCGGCGGCCGCGCTGCTGGCCGGAATCCCGGCCGAGCACCCGCTGACGGCCGTCGTGCACACGGCGGGCGTCGTCGACGACGGCGTGCTGCTCGCGCTGACACCGGAGCGGATGGACGCGGTGCTGCGGCCGAAGGTGGACGCGGCGTGGAACCTGCACTCGCTGACGGCGTCGCTGGACCTCGCCGCGTTCGTCCTGTACTCCTCCGCGGGAGGCACCCTCGGCGCGGCGGGGCAGGCGAACTACTCGGCGGCGAACGTCTTCCTCGACGCGCTGGCGCACCACCGGGCGTCGCTCGGGCAGCACGCGGTGTCGCTGGCGTGGGGCCTGTGGTCCGACGGCGGGATGTCGGGCGAACTCGCCGACACCGACCTGATCCGGATGGCGCGTTCCGGGGTGTTCGGCCTGTCCTTCGCCGACGGGCTGGAGCTGTTCGACGCCACGTTCGGCACCGCGCAGCCGTCGCTGGTGCCGGTGCGGCTGGACATGTCCGGACTGCGGACCGACGCGCACGGCGTCCCGGCGATGCTGCGGGGCCTGGTGCGCGGTACCACCCGGCGTCGCGCCGAGGCCGTCGACGACTCGTGGTCGCGGATCGTCGCCCTGTCCGCCGCGGAACGCGACCGCGCCCTGCTCGACATGGTGTGCGGCGCGGCGGCGGTGGTGCTCGGGCACGAGCGGCGTGACGCGATCGACCCGCGGAAGGGCTTCATCGAGCTCGGCTTGGACTCGCTGACGGCGATCGAGCTGCGGAACCGGCTGGAGTCGCTGACCGGGCGGCGGTTGCCCGCGACGCTGATCTTCGACCACCCGTCCGCGGCCGGGTTGGCGGCGTTCCTCGGTGCCGACCTGGCCGATCCGCCGTCCGCGGTGGACGTCCAGCTGACCGGCCTGGAAGCCGAGTTGCGCTCGTTGGACGACGCTTCGCGGTCGGTGGTCGTCGACAGGCTGAAGGCACTGGTGGCCTCGTTCTCCCCGGCCGACCGGGAAGTCGAGGACGCGGGCGCGGACGAGCTGTTCGCCCTGCTGGACGCGGAACTGGAGTCGCAGGGCTGA